Proteins co-encoded in one Populus trichocarpa isolate Nisqually-1 chromosome 10, P.trichocarpa_v4.1, whole genome shotgun sequence genomic window:
- the LOC7469490 gene encoding uncharacterized protein LOC7469490 has protein sequence MMHEPSTLFGAWRKDREMSSGTFARGAHTMNSMFFKPMIRKTYHKKSSADTIRETMKVDAEEVRNNKSHMGETDSNGWVPHERTGIYYPKGQEKVMEGIPPAAGKDVDVVNWFSHHGEY, from the exons ATGATGCATGAACCATCCACATTGTTTGGAGCTTGGCGCAAAGACAGAGAGATGTCTTCTGGGACATTTGCTAGAGGTGCACACACCATGAATTCCATGTTTTTCAA GCCAATGATTCGAAAAACCTACCACAAGAAAAGTTCTGCTGACACAATACGTGAGACAATGAAGGTGGATGCCGAGGAAGTGAGGAACAATAAGAGCCACATGGGAGAGACTGATAGCAATGGCTGGGTTCCACATGAGAGGACTGGAATTTATTATCCAAAGGGCCAAGAGAAGGTGATGGAAGGCATTCCTCCAGCAGCCGGAAAGGATGTTGATGTGGTCAACTGGTTTTCACACCATGGGGAATATTGA
- the LOC7469489 gene encoding ACT domain-containing protein ACR11: MAVSMAFANLAFQFNNVKVGENPLCFGLAPTQLPYLCKERRRLPSSRTIIIPGASSAPTIEDGSQNDTDAIPTPKVIIDQDADPDATVVEVTFGDRLGALLDTMNALKNLGLNVVKANVFLDSSGKHNTFSITKASTGRKVDDPELLEAIRLTIINNLLQYHPESSSQLAMGIAFGVEPPKQVDVDIATRVKVKEDSPDRSLLFVEAADRPGLLVDLVKAITDINIAVESGEFDTEGLLAKAKFHVSYKGKAISKPLQLVLANSLRYFLRRPSTEEASF, encoded by the exons ATGGCTGTGTCCATGGCTTTTGCCAATCTTGCATTTCAGTTTAATAATGTCAAAGTTGGTGAAAATCCCTTGTGTTTTGGCTTGGCTCCTACACAACTTCCTTATTTATGCAAGGAAAGAAGAAG ATTGCCATCTTCCAGGACAATAATCATTCCAGGAGCTTCATCGGCTCCAACCATTGAG GATGGAAGTCAAAATGACACTGATGCAATTCCAACTCCCAAAGTTATAATTGACCAAGACGCCGATCCAGATGCAACCGTGGTGGAGGTAACCTTCGGAGATCGCCTTGGTGCTCTTCTGGATACG ATGAACGCGCTTAAAAACCTAGGGCTGAATGTTGTTAAGGCTAATGTCTTTTTGGATTCTTCTGGGAAGCACAACACATTTTCCATCACTAAAGC TAGTACTGGTCGAAAAGTTGATGACCCAGAACTGCTTGAGGCCATTCGTTTGACAATCATAAACAATTTGCTTCAGTATCACCCG GAATCAAGTTCTCAGTTAGCAATGGGGATTGCCTTTGGAGTAGAGCCACCGAAACAG GTTGATGTGGATATAGCAACGCGTGTAAAAGTCAAAGAAGATAGTCCTGACCGAAG CTTGCTTTTTGTGGAGGCAGCTGATCGCCCAGGATTGTTGGTGGATCTTGTAAAGGCTATCACTGACATTAATATTGCTGTTGAATCAGGAGAATTTGACACTGAG GGGTTGTTGGCCAAGGCAAAATTTCATGTCAGCTACAAGGGTAAAGCCATCAGCAAGCCTCTTCAACTG GTTCTTGCTAACAGTTTGCGATATTTCTTGAGGCGACCATCGACCGAGGAGGCAAGTTTTTGA
- the LOC7469488 gene encoding uncharacterized protein LOC7469488: protein MSKSCKGLALELVKCLSESDCIKMEDRPYKECAGEKSPSIPSECVGLRETYFNCKRGQVDMRARIRGNKGY, encoded by the exons ATGTCAAAGTCTTGCAAGGGGCTTGCACTGGAACTGGTCAAGTGTCTCAGTGAATCGGATTGCATTAAG ATGGAGGATCGACCATATAAAGAATGTGCAGGAGAGAAGAGCCCTTCCATACCAAGTGAGTGTGTGGGACTTAGAGAAACTTATTTCAATTGCAAGAGAGGCCAG gTGGACATGAGAGCTAGAATTCGAGGAAACAAAGGTTATTAA
- the LOC7491576 gene encoding tyrosine--tRNA ligase 1, cytoplasmic, producing the protein MEENDQTPPSEEMQSLTVTPSASSSSNPTTPQLLSLEERFQLVRSVGEECIQEDELRNLLEKKPLPICYDGFEPSGRMHIAQGVMKTINVNKLTKAGCKMKIWIADWFAQLNNKMGGDLKKIKTVGEYLIEIWKAVGMDIDGDKVEFLWSSDEINSRAHEYWPLVMDIARRNKLPRIMRCVQIMGRSEQDELTAAQIFYPCMQCADIFFLKADICQLGMDQRKVNVLAREYCDDIKRKNKPIILSHHMLPGLQQGQEKMSKSDPSSSIFMEDEEVEVKTKIKKAYCPPQIVEGNPCLEYIKHIVFPWFNKFKVERNPENGGEKIYESFEELVSDYESGGLHPGDLKPALAKALNMILQPVRDHFSKDPKAKDLLKRVKGYRVTR; encoded by the exons ATGGAAGAGAATGACCAAACCCCTCCATCTGAAGAGATGCAATCCCTCACTGTCACCCCTTCAGCTTCATCCTCATCAAATCCCACTACACCGCA GTTGTTAAGTTTAGAGGAAAGGTTTCAACTTGTGAGAAGCGTTGGTGAAGAATGTATCCAAGAAGATGAACTACGTAATCTTCTCGAGAAAAAACCACTACCCATTTGCTATGATGGTTTTGAACCTTCTGGGAGAATGCACATTGCTCAG GGAGTCATGAAGACAATAAATGTCAACAAACTGACTAAAGCTGGttgcaaaatgaaaatttggATTGCTGATTGGTTTGCACAGCTTAATAACAAAATGGGAGGAgacttgaagaaaattaaaactgtGGGGGAATATCTTATAGAGATATGGAAGGCAGTTGGGATGGATATTGATGGAGATAAGGTTGAATTCCTGTGGTCTTCGGATGAAATTAACTCCAGAGCTCATGAGTACTGGCCTCTAGTTATGGATATAGCCCGCAGGAACAAGCTTCCTAGGATAATGAG ATGTGTTCAAATCATGGGACGTAGTGAGCAGGATGAGTTAACAGCAGCCCAGATTTTCTATCCATGCATGCAATGTGCAGACATATTTTTCCTCAAG GCTGACATTTGTCAATTGGGCATGGATCAACGGAAAGTAAATGTCCTTGCAAGAGAATACTGTGATGATATCAAGAGGAAAAATAAGCCTATCATTTTATCTCATC ACATGCTACCTGGTTTACAGCAAGGGCAAGAAAAGATGTCTAAAAGTGATCCATCTTCTTCCATCTTCATGGAGGATGAAGAG GTAGAGGTAAAAACTAAGATAAAGAAGGCATACTGCCCCCCACAAATTGTTGAAGGAAATCCTTGTCTGGAATACATTAAACACATTGTTTTCCCGTGGTTCAATAAGTTCAAGGTGGAACGGAATCCAGAAAATGGTGGAGAGAA GATCTACGAAAGCTTTGAAGAACTTGTCTCTGACTATGAAAGTGGCGGATTACATCCGGGTGACCTGAAACCAGCTCTTGCAAAAGCATTAAATATGATACTTCAG CCTGTACGTGATCATTTTAGCAAAGATCCCAAGGCAAAGGATCTGTTGAAACGAGTCAAG GGTTATAGGGTAACAAGGTGA
- the LOC18102801 gene encoding vacuolar cation/proton exchanger 3 isoform X2 produces MMPMEEKVEVESDEEIPFSASATGKKVHPFDSEGNSIASHVDMSKSWISKRIQMGPLRSIYIVLIKAKINMLLPFGPLAILLHYLTGKHGLVFLLSMLGITPLAERLGYVTEQLAFYTGPTVGGLLNATFGNATEMIISIYALKSGMIRVVQQSLLGSILSNMLLVLGCAFFSGGIANHQKVQVFNKAAALVNSGLLLMAVMGIMFPAVLHFTRTEVHFGKSELALSRFSSCIMLIAYGSYLFFQLKSQPNLYSLVDEGGVNDQEDSDDEEAPEITQWETIGWLAILTLWISILSGYLVDAIQGASDSLNMPVAFISVILLPIVGNAAEHASAIMFAMKDKLDITIGVAIGSSTQISMFVIPFCVVVGWCMGQPMDLNFQLFETATLFISVLVVAFMLQDGTSNYFKGFMLILCYLIVAASFFVHVDKDEN; encoded by the exons ATGATGCCCATGGAGGAGAAAGTAGAAGTTGAATCTGATGAGGAGATCCCTTTTAGTGCATCAGCAACAGGAAAGAAAGTGCACCCTTTTGATTCTGAGGGAAATAGTATTGCCTCACATGTTGATATGTCCAAGTCATGGATTTCAAAGAGAATACAAATGGGTCCTCTTAGAAGTATATACATTGTTCTAATTAAAGCCAAGATTAATATGCTGCTTCCTTTTGGTCCCTTAGCAATACTGCTTCACTATCTTACTGGAAAGCAT GGATTGGTCTTCTTGCTCAGCATGCTGGGTATCACGCCTTTGGCTGAGCGTTTGGGTTATGTAACCGA GCAGCTTGCTTTCTACACGGGACCAACAG TTGGTGGGCTTTTAAATGCAACATTCGGGAATGCAACAGAGATGATAATATCAATCTATGCATTGAAAAGTGGGATGATAAGGGTTGTTCAACAATCTTTGTTGGGCTCCATCTTGTCGAATATGCTCTTGGTTCTTGGATGTGCTTTCTTCTCTGGTGGGATTGCCAATCACCAGAAGGTTCAGGTTTTCAACAAG GCAGCTGCTCTGGTGAATTCTGGATTGTTATTGATGGCTGTGATGGGGATAATGTTTCCCGCTGTACTTCACTTCACACGCACAGAGGTTCATTTTGGCAAGTCAGAGTTGGCCCTTTCAAGATTTAGCAGCTGTATAATGCTTATAGCTTATGGAAGCTACCTTTTCTTTCAACTTAAAAGTCAGCCTAATCTCTACAGCCTTGTTGACGAG GGAGGAGTAAATGATCAAGAAGATTCTGATGATGAAGAGGCACCTGAAATAACTCAATGGGAAACAATTGGCTGGCTTGCAATTTTGACTCTGTGGATTTCTATATTGTCAGGGTACCTTGTCGATGCCATACAG GGAGCATCTGACTCATTGAACATGCCTGTGGCTTTTATCAGTGTCATTCTGCTTCCAATTGTTGGAAATGCTGCTGAGCATGCAAGTGCAATCATGTTCGCCATGAAGGATAAGCTT GACATCACAATTGGAGTTGCAATTGGATCGTCTACACAGATTTCAATGTTTGTG ATTCCCTTCTGCGTTGTTGTTGGATGGTGTATGGGACAACCAATGGACTTGAATTTTCAACTCTTTGAAACTGCTACGCTCTTCATCTCTGTGCTAGTGGTGGCATTTATGTTGCAG GATGGAACTTCAAACTATTTCAAGGGTTTCATGCTTATTCTATGCTACCTCATAGTCGCAGCAAGTTTCTTTGTACATGTTGATAAAG ACGAGAACTAG
- the LOC18102801 gene encoding vacuolar cation/proton exchanger 3 isoform X1, with translation MMMPMEEKVEVESDEEIPFSASATGKKVHPFDSEGNSIASHVDMSKSWISKRIQMGPLRSIYIVLIKAKINMLLPFGPLAILLHYLTGKHGLVFLLSMLGITPLAERLGYVTEQLAFYTGPTVGGLLNATFGNATEMIISIYALKSGMIRVVQQSLLGSILSNMLLVLGCAFFSGGIANHQKVQVFNKAAALVNSGLLLMAVMGIMFPAVLHFTRTEVHFGKSELALSRFSSCIMLIAYGSYLFFQLKSQPNLYSLVDEGGVNDQEDSDDEEAPEITQWETIGWLAILTLWISILSGYLVDAIQGASDSLNMPVAFISVILLPIVGNAAEHASAIMFAMKDKLDITIGVAIGSSTQISMFVIPFCVVVGWCMGQPMDLNFQLFETATLFISVLVVAFMLQDGTSNYFKGFMLILCYLIVAASFFVHVDKDEN, from the exons ATG ATGATGCCCATGGAGGAGAAAGTAGAAGTTGAATCTGATGAGGAGATCCCTTTTAGTGCATCAGCAACAGGAAAGAAAGTGCACCCTTTTGATTCTGAGGGAAATAGTATTGCCTCACATGTTGATATGTCCAAGTCATGGATTTCAAAGAGAATACAAATGGGTCCTCTTAGAAGTATATACATTGTTCTAATTAAAGCCAAGATTAATATGCTGCTTCCTTTTGGTCCCTTAGCAATACTGCTTCACTATCTTACTGGAAAGCAT GGATTGGTCTTCTTGCTCAGCATGCTGGGTATCACGCCTTTGGCTGAGCGTTTGGGTTATGTAACCGA GCAGCTTGCTTTCTACACGGGACCAACAG TTGGTGGGCTTTTAAATGCAACATTCGGGAATGCAACAGAGATGATAATATCAATCTATGCATTGAAAAGTGGGATGATAAGGGTTGTTCAACAATCTTTGTTGGGCTCCATCTTGTCGAATATGCTCTTGGTTCTTGGATGTGCTTTCTTCTCTGGTGGGATTGCCAATCACCAGAAGGTTCAGGTTTTCAACAAG GCAGCTGCTCTGGTGAATTCTGGATTGTTATTGATGGCTGTGATGGGGATAATGTTTCCCGCTGTACTTCACTTCACACGCACAGAGGTTCATTTTGGCAAGTCAGAGTTGGCCCTTTCAAGATTTAGCAGCTGTATAATGCTTATAGCTTATGGAAGCTACCTTTTCTTTCAACTTAAAAGTCAGCCTAATCTCTACAGCCTTGTTGACGAG GGAGGAGTAAATGATCAAGAAGATTCTGATGATGAAGAGGCACCTGAAATAACTCAATGGGAAACAATTGGCTGGCTTGCAATTTTGACTCTGTGGATTTCTATATTGTCAGGGTACCTTGTCGATGCCATACAG GGAGCATCTGACTCATTGAACATGCCTGTGGCTTTTATCAGTGTCATTCTGCTTCCAATTGTTGGAAATGCTGCTGAGCATGCAAGTGCAATCATGTTCGCCATGAAGGATAAGCTT GACATCACAATTGGAGTTGCAATTGGATCGTCTACACAGATTTCAATGTTTGTG ATTCCCTTCTGCGTTGTTGTTGGATGGTGTATGGGACAACCAATGGACTTGAATTTTCAACTCTTTGAAACTGCTACGCTCTTCATCTCTGTGCTAGTGGTGGCATTTATGTTGCAG GATGGAACTTCAAACTATTTCAAGGGTTTCATGCTTATTCTATGCTACCTCATAGTCGCAGCAAGTTTCTTTGTACATGTTGATAAAG ACGAGAACTAG
- the LOC18102801 gene encoding vacuolar cation/proton exchanger 3 isoform X3, with the protein MMMPMEEKVEVESDEEIPFSASATGKKVHPFDSEGNSIASHVDMSKSWISKRIQMGPLRSIYIVLIKAKINMLLPFGPLAILLHYLTGKHGLVFLLSMLGITPLAERLGYVTEQLAFYTGPTVGGLLNATFGNATEMIISIYALKSGMIRVVQQSLLGSILSNMLLVLGCAFFSGGIANHQKVQVFNKAAALVNSGLLLMAVMGIMFPAVLHFTRTEVHFGKSELALSRFSSCIMLIAYGSYLFFQLKSQPNLYSLVDEGGVNDQEDSDDEEAPEITQWETIGWLAILTLWISILSGYLVDAIQGASDSLNMPVAFISVILLPIVGNAAEHASAIMFAMKDKLDITIGVAIGSSTQISMFVIPFCVVVGWCMGQPMDLNFQLFETATLFISVLVVAFMLQDGTSNYFKGFMLILCYLIVAASFFVHVDKA; encoded by the exons ATG ATGATGCCCATGGAGGAGAAAGTAGAAGTTGAATCTGATGAGGAGATCCCTTTTAGTGCATCAGCAACAGGAAAGAAAGTGCACCCTTTTGATTCTGAGGGAAATAGTATTGCCTCACATGTTGATATGTCCAAGTCATGGATTTCAAAGAGAATACAAATGGGTCCTCTTAGAAGTATATACATTGTTCTAATTAAAGCCAAGATTAATATGCTGCTTCCTTTTGGTCCCTTAGCAATACTGCTTCACTATCTTACTGGAAAGCAT GGATTGGTCTTCTTGCTCAGCATGCTGGGTATCACGCCTTTGGCTGAGCGTTTGGGTTATGTAACCGA GCAGCTTGCTTTCTACACGGGACCAACAG TTGGTGGGCTTTTAAATGCAACATTCGGGAATGCAACAGAGATGATAATATCAATCTATGCATTGAAAAGTGGGATGATAAGGGTTGTTCAACAATCTTTGTTGGGCTCCATCTTGTCGAATATGCTCTTGGTTCTTGGATGTGCTTTCTTCTCTGGTGGGATTGCCAATCACCAGAAGGTTCAGGTTTTCAACAAG GCAGCTGCTCTGGTGAATTCTGGATTGTTATTGATGGCTGTGATGGGGATAATGTTTCCCGCTGTACTTCACTTCACACGCACAGAGGTTCATTTTGGCAAGTCAGAGTTGGCCCTTTCAAGATTTAGCAGCTGTATAATGCTTATAGCTTATGGAAGCTACCTTTTCTTTCAACTTAAAAGTCAGCCTAATCTCTACAGCCTTGTTGACGAG GGAGGAGTAAATGATCAAGAAGATTCTGATGATGAAGAGGCACCTGAAATAACTCAATGGGAAACAATTGGCTGGCTTGCAATTTTGACTCTGTGGATTTCTATATTGTCAGGGTACCTTGTCGATGCCATACAG GGAGCATCTGACTCATTGAACATGCCTGTGGCTTTTATCAGTGTCATTCTGCTTCCAATTGTTGGAAATGCTGCTGAGCATGCAAGTGCAATCATGTTCGCCATGAAGGATAAGCTT GACATCACAATTGGAGTTGCAATTGGATCGTCTACACAGATTTCAATGTTTGTG ATTCCCTTCTGCGTTGTTGTTGGATGGTGTATGGGACAACCAATGGACTTGAATTTTCAACTCTTTGAAACTGCTACGCTCTTCATCTCTGTGCTAGTGGTGGCATTTATGTTGCAG GATGGAACTTCAAACTATTTCAAGGGTTTCATGCTTATTCTATGCTACCTCATAGTCGCAGCAAGTTTCTTTGTACATGTTGATAAAG cataa
- the LOC7469484 gene encoding mitogen-activated protein kinase kinase 5, with amino-acid sequence MKPVQPPPPQPLPSTNRHTNNSRPRRRPDLKLPLPQRDPQLAVPLPLPPNSGGSNSSSSSSARAQLSFSELDRINRIGSGSGGTVYKVVHRPTSRLYALKVIYGNHEDSVRNSICREIEILRDVNHPNVVKCHDMFDHNGEIQVLLEFMDGGSLEGTHINHEGYLSDVARQILNGIAYLHKRKIVHRDIKPSNLLINSKNNVKIADFGVSRILAQTMDPCNSSVGTIAYMSPERINTDLNKGMYDGYAGDIWSLGVSILEFYLGRFPFGVGRQGDWASLMCAICMSQPPEAPATASREFRDFIACCLQREPARRFTANQLLQHPFIVRRAGEGSGGNGTHSLMLPPPPRPIP; translated from the coding sequence ATGAAACCAGttcaaccaccaccaccacaacccCTTCCCTCCACCAATCGTCACACCAACAACAGCAGACCGCGTCGCCGCCCTGACCTAAAACTACCTCTCCCTCAACGTGACCCTCAGCTCGCCGTACCCCTCCCTCTTCCACCCAACTCCGGCGGCTCAAACTCCTCATCCTCCTCCTCAGCTCGTGCTCAACTCAGTTTCTCTGAACTCGATCGAATCAACCGAATCGGAAGCGGCAGCGGAGGCACCGTCTACAAAGTCGTCCACCGTCCAACGAGCCGCCTCTACGCTCTGAAAGTCATCTACGGAAACCACGAAGACTCCGTACGGAACTCGATCTGCCGTGAGATCGAGATCCTTCGTGACGTTAACCACCCTAACGTCGTTAAATGCCACGACATGTTCGATCACAACGGTGAGATCCAGGTCCTTCTAGAGTTCATGGACGGCGGTTCGTTAGAAGGGACCCACATAAACCACGAGGGATATCTATCCGACGTGGCACGGCAGATATTAAACGGCATCGCATACTTGCATAAAAGGAAAATTGTGCACAGAGATATTAAGCCCAGTAATCTCTTAATTAACTctaaaaacaatgttaagaTAGCTGATTTTGGGGTTAGTAGAATATTAGCACAGACAATGGATCCTTGCAATAGCTCAGTGGGCACAATTGCTTACATGAGCCCAGAAAGGATAAATACTGATTTGAATAAAGGAATGTATGATGGGTATGCAGGGGATATATGGAGTTTAGGGGTTAGCATTTTGGAGTTCTATTTGGGGAGGTTTCCATTTGGGGTAGGGAGACAAGGTGACTGGGCAAGCTTAATGTGTGCAATTTGCATGTCACAGCCACCGGAAGCACCGGCTACTGCGTCCCGGGAGTTTAGGGATTTTATTGCTTGTTGTTTGCAGAGGGAGCCGGCGAGGAGGTTTACTGCCAATCAGTTGCTGCAGCATCCGTTTATTGTGAGAAGAGCTGGAGAGGGTAGTGGTGGTAATGGTACTCACAGTTTGATGTTGCCTCCTCCACCTAGGCCAATTCCTTAG